Proteins from a single region of Arctopsyche grandis isolate Sample6627 chromosome 1, ASM5162203v2, whole genome shotgun sequence:
- the eIF3g1 gene encoding eukaryotic translation initiation factor 3 subunit g1 — protein sequence MPGVDEVKSSWADEMEADQIVLPPSTEVRDNDLKIVTEYKLNEFDKKVKVVRTYKIEKRTVSKSIASRKNIPKFGDSSNDKPGPNPATTLVGEDVYLQYITSREESTRPEESELEALKANPNNTIFKCRTCQGDHWTVSCPFKHLSSAKPDISMTSLGSEAKSSMGPISSGAKYVAPSLREGARRDLPSMNALRRDDTTAIRISNLSDSTVEADLEDLVKLFGPVQKLYLAKEKSTGQCKGFAYVHFKFRNDAAKAIQALNGHGYDHLILSVDWSKPPANQN from the exons atGCCGGGGGTTGATGAAGTTAAGTCATCATGGGCGGACGAAATGGAAGCCGATCAGATCGTTCTGCCTCCATCAACGGAGGTCAGAGATAACGATCTGAAAATAGTAACAGAATACAAACTAAACGAATTCGATAAGAAAGTTAAAGTTGTTCGCACATACAAAATAGAAAAGAGAACTGTATCCAAG TCAATAGCTTCTCGTAAAAATATTCCCAAATTTGGTGATTCCTCTAACGACAAACCTGGCCCAAATCCGGCGACGACATTGGTCGGCGAGGATGTATATTTGCAATATATTACGTCTCGCGAAGAGAGCACCAGGCCCGAAGAAAGCGAACTCGAAGCATTGAAAGCCAACCCCAACAATACAATCTTCAAGTGCCGTACTTGTCAAGGAGACCATTGGACCGTCAGTTGTCCGTTCAAGCATTTGTCATCTGCCAAACCGGATATAA GTATGACGAGTTTGGGCTCTGAAGCTAAAAGCTCGATGGGTCCAATCAGCAGCGGCGCTAAATACGTTGCACCGTCTCTGCGTGAAGGTGCTCGTCGTGATCTGCCGAGCATGAACGCTCTGCGCCGTGATGACACTACAGCCATTCGTATCTCCAATCTGTCCGATTCTACCGTGGAAGCTGATCTTGAAGACCTTGTGAAATTGTTTGGACCGGTTCAGAAATTATATTTGGCAAAGGAAAAA aGCACCGGTCAATGTAAAGGATTTGCATACGTTCATTTCAAGTTTCGTAACGACGCTGCTAAGGCTATTCAAGCGTTGAACGGTCACGGATACGATCATTTGATTCTCAGTGTCGATTGGTCAAAGCCTCCCGCGAATCAAaactaa